A stretch of Paludisphaera borealis DNA encodes these proteins:
- a CDS encoding FAD:protein FMN transferase has product MGSSFKILLYSTDPATARRASRAAFDRIARLDAILSDYQVDSELSRLGVKAGGPAVAVGPELFDVLEKCKFYYEKTGGVLDPTIAPVGRLWRRAIRERKLPDPQKLAEARELVGADKMILDPVAKTVRLTKPGMKLDVGGIAKGIASQQAIDVLRAEGIDRALVGGAGDIVFSGPPPGADGWTIGVATLTPNTTEPEIYLALHDGAISTSGDAERYVVIDGRRYSHIINPVTGQAVEDRASVTVFALDGTTADALETSVYLLGPEKGLKLIDDTPGAAAIFTRETPEGVVRYESKRFKDLPRARPKS; this is encoded by the coding sequence ATGGGAAGCTCCTTCAAAATACTCTTATACTCAACCGACCCGGCGACCGCTAGACGCGCCTCCCGCGCGGCTTTCGATCGAATCGCCCGGCTCGACGCGATCCTGAGCGACTACCAGGTCGACAGCGAACTCTCGCGGCTGGGCGTGAAGGCCGGCGGCCCCGCCGTCGCGGTCGGCCCCGAGCTGTTCGACGTCCTGGAGAAGTGCAAGTTCTACTACGAGAAGACCGGCGGCGTTCTCGATCCCACCATCGCCCCGGTCGGCCGGCTCTGGCGGCGGGCGATCCGCGAGCGGAAGCTCCCCGATCCCCAAAAACTAGCCGAGGCCCGCGAACTCGTCGGCGCGGACAAGATGATCCTCGACCCCGTCGCCAAGACGGTCCGGCTGACGAAGCCCGGAATGAAGCTCGACGTCGGCGGGATCGCCAAGGGGATCGCCTCGCAGCAGGCGATCGACGTCTTGCGGGCCGAGGGGATCGACCGGGCCCTTGTCGGCGGCGCGGGCGACATCGTCTTCTCCGGCCCGCCCCCGGGCGCCGACGGCTGGACGATCGGCGTCGCCACGCTCACGCCGAACACGACCGAGCCGGAGATCTACCTCGCGCTCCACGACGGGGCGATCTCGACCTCGGGCGACGCCGAGCGGTACGTCGTCATCGACGGCCGCCGCTACTCGCACATCATCAACCCCGTCACTGGCCAGGCTGTCGAGGACCGCGCCAGCGTCACCGTCTTCGCTCTCGACGGCACGACCGCCGACGCGCTCGAAACCTCGGTCTACCTGCTCGGCCCCGAAAAAGGGCTGAAGCTCATCGACGACACTCCCGGCGCGGCGGCGATCTTCACCCGCGAGACCCCCGAGGGGGTCGTCCGCTACGAATCGAAGCGGTTCAAAGACCTGCCAAGGGCTCGGCCCAAGTCGTGA
- the rph gene encoding ribonuclease PH gives MERTQGRRDDELRPVEIVRGFTPNASGSVLFKAGATTVLVTAQISDSVPPFLDGKGVGWLTAEYAMLPGSTPTRVQRRTDGRATEIQRLIGRSLRAIVDRKALGPCTVHVDADVLNADGGTRTAAITASFVAVADALKRKFGDRAGTILRDSIAAVSVGIVAGRPVLDLDYPEDSTADVDVNVVRLGGGGLVEVQGTGEGGVFSRPQLAELLDLAEAGIDRLATLQKEALGADWPWPA, from the coding sequence ATGGAACGCACGCAGGGACGCCGGGACGACGAACTTCGGCCGGTCGAGATCGTTCGGGGGTTCACGCCCAACGCCTCGGGGAGCGTGCTCTTCAAGGCCGGGGCGACGACGGTGCTGGTCACGGCCCAGATTTCCGACTCGGTGCCGCCGTTCCTGGATGGCAAGGGGGTGGGCTGGCTGACGGCCGAGTACGCGATGCTCCCCGGCAGCACGCCGACCCGCGTCCAGCGCCGGACCGACGGCCGCGCGACCGAGATCCAGCGGCTGATCGGCCGGAGCCTGCGCGCGATCGTCGACCGCAAGGCGCTCGGCCCGTGTACGGTCCACGTCGACGCCGACGTGCTCAACGCCGACGGCGGCACGCGGACCGCGGCGATCACAGCCTCGTTCGTGGCCGTGGCCGACGCACTCAAGCGTAAGTTCGGCGATCGCGCCGGGACGATCCTTCGCGACAGCATCGCGGCCGTCAGCGTCGGCATCGTGGCGGGCCGTCCGGTGCTCGACCTCGACTACCCCGAAGACTCGACGGCCGACGTCGACGTCAACGTCGTCCGACTCGGCGGCGGGGGACTGGTCGAGGTTCAGGGGACCGGCGAGGGGGGCGTCTTCTCGCGTCCCCAACTCGCCGAGCTGCTCGACCTGGCCGAAGCCGGAATCGACCGCCTCGCCACGCTCCAAAAAGAGGCCCTCGGTGCCGACTGGCCGTGGCCCGCGTGA
- the rdgB gene encoding RdgB/HAM1 family non-canonical purine NTP pyrophosphatase, which translates to MSAPTASSPASAPLIRLVLGSRNRKKCGEMADLIAPPWERRPWMDRIEIGSLDAYPDLPEVVEDAPDFAGNARKKASETALATGKWVLADDSGLTVDALDGAPGVYSARYAGEPCDDMANCRKLLEALAATADAQRGAAFRCALAVSDPEGNIRLEADGQCRGRIIRELRGEGGFGYDPMFLIPEYHKTFGELSPLVKHQLSHRSRAFAHLRPRLEKLIAELASG; encoded by the coding sequence ATGAGCGCTCCGACCGCGTCCTCGCCTGCGTCCGCTCCCTTGATCCGCCTGGTGCTGGGTTCGCGCAACCGCAAGAAGTGCGGCGAGATGGCGGACCTGATCGCCCCCCCCTGGGAACGTCGGCCGTGGATGGATCGGATCGAGATCGGGTCGCTCGACGCCTATCCCGACCTGCCCGAGGTCGTCGAGGACGCCCCGGATTTCGCCGGCAACGCCCGCAAGAAGGCGTCGGAGACGGCCCTGGCGACAGGGAAATGGGTCCTCGCCGACGACTCGGGGCTGACCGTCGACGCGCTGGACGGCGCGCCGGGGGTCTACTCGGCCCGGTACGCGGGCGAGCCCTGCGACGACATGGCGAACTGCCGCAAGCTCCTGGAGGCCCTCGCCGCGACCGCCGACGCCCAGCGCGGGGCGGCCTTCCGGTGCGCCCTGGCCGTGTCCGACCCCGAGGGCAACATCCGGCTGGAAGCCGACGGCCAATGCCGCGGCCGGATCATCCGCGAGCTGCGCGGCGAAGGGGGCTTCGGGTACGACCCGATGTTCCTTATCCCCGAATACCACAAGACCTTCGGTGAATTGAGCCCCCTGGTCAAGCACCAGCTCAGCCACCGGTCGCGAGCCTTCGCCCACCTTCGCCCCCGGCTCGAAAAGCTGATCGCCGAGCTGGCCTCGGGCTGA
- the argB gene encoding acetylglutamate kinase, with amino-acid sequence MSSGSRGQTVHEEAIRKADVLVEALGYMRKFHGRFIVIKVGGSVMENPESLRALLVDVVFMQTVGMRPVLVHGGGKAITVAMERAGLTPRWVKGRRYTDDATLDIVARVLAEEINSDIERHINKFGGRASGLHHKTHQCLYGRKLLLPGEDGELVDLGRVGDVTEVDIPPIENLCLAGVVPVLPSLAEDEDEDGKLLNVNADTAAAAVAQALRADKLIFLTDTPGILLDRNEPSSLITGLTPGECRDLINRGIIDKGMIPKVEACLTSLEAGVRKTHVIDGRLRHSLLLEIFTETGVGTEIVQEENDGRSSPPGRRPVVVR; translated from the coding sequence ATGTCTTCGGGGTCGAGGGGCCAAACCGTGCATGAAGAGGCGATCCGCAAGGCCGATGTTCTGGTCGAAGCGCTTGGGTACATGCGCAAATTCCACGGCCGGTTCATAGTGATCAAGGTGGGCGGCTCGGTGATGGAGAATCCCGAGTCGCTGCGGGCGCTCCTGGTCGACGTGGTCTTCATGCAGACGGTGGGGATGCGCCCGGTCTTGGTCCACGGCGGCGGCAAGGCGATCACCGTGGCCATGGAACGGGCCGGGCTGACCCCGCGCTGGGTCAAGGGACGGCGGTACACCGACGACGCGACCCTCGACATCGTGGCCCGCGTCCTAGCTGAGGAGATCAACTCCGACATCGAGCGGCACATCAACAAGTTCGGCGGCCGGGCTTCGGGGTTGCATCACAAGACGCATCAATGCCTCTACGGCCGCAAGCTCCTCCTGCCAGGCGAAGACGGCGAGCTGGTCGACCTGGGGCGGGTCGGCGACGTGACCGAGGTCGACATCCCGCCGATCGAGAACCTCTGCCTGGCCGGGGTCGTCCCCGTGCTCCCCTCGCTGGCCGAGGACGAAGACGAAGACGGCAAGCTCCTGAACGTCAACGCCGACACCGCCGCCGCCGCCGTCGCCCAGGCGCTTCGGGCCGACAAGCTTATCTTCCTGACCGACACGCCGGGCATCCTCCTCGATCGCAACGAACCCTCCAGTCTGATCACGGGTCTGACCCCCGGCGAGTGTCGCGACCTGATCAACCGCGGGATTATCGACAAGGGCATGATCCCCAAGGTCGAGGCCTGCCTGACGAGTCTGGAAGCGGGCGTCCGCAAGACCCACGTCATCGACGGCCGGCTCCGCCACTCGCTCTTGCTCGAGATCTTCACCGAGACCGGGGTCGGCACCGAGATCGTCCAGGAGGAGAACGACGGCCGATCGTCTCCCCCCGGCCGGCGGCCCGTGGTCGTCCGCTGA
- a CDS encoding aspartate aminotransferase family protein, with amino-acid sequence MAHAQLAHQSSRETIAQFDRYVVPNYRRYPVALVRGENSWVWDAEGHRYLDFFPGWGCNLIGHCPPKVVEAVREQIGQLIHVPNTWYMESQGAFAQALSERSFGGQCFFCNSGAEANEAAIKLARAYGHSKGRYKIVTMEGGFHGRTFAALTATAQPKYHEGFEPMVPGFVYTKYDDLEATAQAVDDQTAAVMVEPIQGEGGVKIPSPGYLAGLRRICDDRGALLILDEVQTGMGRTGEWFAYQHSGVVPDVLTCAKALAGGVAAGVMIARPEVAEVFKPGMHASTFGGNPIACRAGLATIETIEDDGLLERGKAIGARFRSQFEALRQELPEKIRDIRVLGVMIGLDLTFDASDVVAQCLSRRLLINATHGHVVRLLPALTISDDQIDQGCAILADVLREAVI; translated from the coding sequence TTGGCACACGCTCAGCTCGCGCATCAAAGCTCGCGGGAGACCATCGCCCAGTTCGACCGCTACGTCGTCCCCAACTATCGACGGTATCCGGTCGCGCTGGTGAGGGGCGAGAACTCCTGGGTGTGGGACGCCGAGGGGCATCGCTACCTCGACTTCTTCCCCGGCTGGGGCTGCAACCTGATCGGTCACTGCCCGCCCAAGGTCGTCGAGGCCGTCCGCGAGCAGATCGGCCAGTTGATCCACGTCCCCAACACCTGGTACATGGAATCCCAGGGGGCGTTCGCCCAGGCCCTCTCCGAGCGGAGCTTCGGCGGTCAGTGCTTCTTCTGCAACAGCGGAGCCGAGGCCAATGAGGCCGCCATCAAGCTGGCTCGGGCCTACGGCCATTCCAAGGGACGCTACAAGATCGTCACCATGGAAGGGGGCTTCCACGGCCGAACCTTCGCGGCGCTCACCGCCACGGCCCAGCCCAAGTACCACGAAGGCTTCGAGCCGATGGTCCCCGGCTTCGTCTACACGAAGTACGACGACCTGGAGGCGACGGCCCAGGCCGTCGACGACCAGACGGCCGCGGTCATGGTCGAGCCGATCCAGGGTGAGGGGGGCGTCAAGATCCCCTCGCCGGGCTATCTGGCCGGCCTGCGGCGGATCTGCGACGACCGCGGCGCGCTGTTGATCCTCGACGAGGTTCAGACCGGGATGGGGCGGACCGGCGAATGGTTCGCCTACCAGCATTCCGGCGTCGTTCCCGACGTTTTGACCTGCGCCAAGGCCCTGGCGGGGGGCGTCGCCGCCGGCGTCATGATCGCCCGTCCCGAGGTGGCCGAGGTCTTCAAGCCGGGGATGCACGCGTCGACCTTCGGCGGCAACCCGATCGCCTGCCGAGCCGGCCTGGCGACGATCGAGACGATCGAGGACGACGGCCTGCTCGAACGCGGCAAGGCGATCGGAGCGCGGTTCCGGTCGCAGTTCGAGGCCCTTCGCCAGGAGCTTCCCGAGAAGATCCGCGACATCCGGGTCCTCGGGGTGATGATCGGCCTGGACCTGACGTTCGACGCCTCGGACGTGGTCGCCCAGTGCCTGTCGCGCCGGCTCCTCATCAACGCCACGCACGGGCACGTCGTGCGGCTCTTGCCGGCTCTGACCATCAGCGACGACCAGATCGACCAAGGGTGCGCCATCCTGGCCGACGTCTTGCGGGAGGCAGTGATCTGA
- a CDS encoding citrate synthase: MTRNATLTFNGRTIDLPVVEGSEGELGLDIARLRSETGLITLDPGYGNTGACTSAITFIDGEKGILRYRGYPIEQLAKSSSFIEVAWLLIFGKLPNQAELDVFRERLTRNAPLHESFKHHFEGFLVDSPPMAILSAMVNTIACFPSQNECDGSDEECFAEDAARLISKVRTIAAYSYRRAMGLPFNYPDPKLSYVANFLHMMFSMPYDQHVADPEVVDALNLILLLHADHEQNCSTSTVRTVGSSQANLYASCAAAVGALWGPLHGGANVAVLEMLEKIHKGGISAADALKLAKDHTSGFRLMGFGHRVYKNFDPRAKILKQSADKVLAQLGVKDPLLDVARQLEEMALKDSYFVERKLYPNVDFYSGIIMRAIGIPTNMFTVLFAIGRMPGWIAQWREQNEDPKRRIARPRQIYTGPNVTDYVPIEQRK, encoded by the coding sequence ATGACGCGGAATGCGACTTTGACATTCAATGGCCGGACGATCGATCTGCCGGTCGTGGAAGGCTCAGAGGGCGAACTGGGCCTGGACATCGCGCGTCTTCGGTCCGAGACCGGCTTGATCACCCTCGACCCCGGCTACGGCAACACCGGCGCCTGCACGAGCGCCATCACTTTCATCGACGGCGAGAAGGGCATCCTTCGCTACCGCGGCTATCCGATCGAGCAGCTCGCGAAGAGCTCCAGCTTCATCGAGGTCGCCTGGCTCTTGATCTTCGGCAAGCTCCCCAACCAGGCCGAGCTTGACGTGTTCCGCGAGCGGCTCACCCGCAACGCGCCGCTGCACGAGTCGTTCAAGCACCACTTCGAAGGCTTCCTGGTCGATTCGCCGCCGATGGCCATCCTGTCGGCCATGGTCAACACCATCGCCTGCTTCCCGAGCCAGAACGAGTGCGACGGATCGGACGAAGAGTGCTTCGCGGAGGACGCCGCGCGGCTGATCAGCAAGGTGCGGACGATCGCCGCCTACTCATACCGCCGCGCGATGGGTCTGCCGTTCAACTATCCCGACCCCAAGCTGTCGTACGTCGCGAACTTCCTGCACATGATGTTCTCGATGCCCTACGACCAGCACGTCGCCGACCCCGAGGTCGTCGACGCGCTCAACCTGATCCTGCTGCTGCACGCCGACCACGAGCAGAATTGCAGCACGTCGACCGTCCGCACCGTCGGATCGAGCCAGGCGAACCTCTACGCCTCGTGCGCCGCGGCCGTGGGAGCCCTCTGGGGCCCGCTGCACGGCGGGGCCAACGTGGCGGTCCTCGAGATGCTCGAGAAGATCCACAAGGGGGGCATCAGCGCCGCCGACGCTCTCAAACTCGCCAAGGACCACACCAGCGGCTTCCGGCTGATGGGCTTCGGCCACCGGGTCTACAAGAACTTCGATCCCCGCGCCAAGATCCTCAAGCAGAGCGCCGACAAGGTGCTCGCCCAGCTCGGCGTCAAGGACCCGCTGCTCGACGTCGCCCGCCAGCTCGAAGAGATGGCCCTCAAGGATTCGTACTTCGTCGAACGCAAGCTCTACCCCAACGTCGACTTCTACAGCGGCATCATCATGCGGGCCATCGGCATCCCCACCAACATGTTCACCGTGCTGTTCGCCATCGGCCGCATGCCCGGCTGGATCGCCCAGTGGCGCGAGCAGAACGAAGACCCCAAACGCCGGATCGCCCGCCCCCGCCAGATCTACACCGGCCCCAACGTGACCGACTACGTCCCCATCGAGCAGCGGAAGTGA
- the argF gene encoding ornithine carbamoyltransferase — MCAEDRARRHFVDLFDISSEEAHALLARAVVLKAGGHEPRRTTPLLGRSLGLVFEKPSLRTRVSFEAAFARLGGSSIFLRGKDVGIGVRESVADFARVISQYVDALAVRTFAHATIEELARHATIPIVNALSDDAHPCQAMADMMTILEIKNRLEGVRLCFVGDGNNVARSLAVASALLGVEFILACPPGYEFPKEFATRFAARFPGVPLQTTHDPKAAAEGADALYTDVWASMGQESEADHRREIFAPYQVDEDLMARARPDAVFLHCLPAHRGEEVASGVLDGPQSQVIPQAANRMYFQMALLEWLVCGSIG, encoded by the coding sequence GTGTGCGCCGAGGATCGCGCGCGGCGACACTTCGTGGATCTCTTCGACATCAGCTCCGAGGAAGCTCACGCTCTGCTGGCCCGCGCCGTCGTGCTCAAGGCCGGCGGGCACGAGCCGAGGCGGACGACGCCGCTCCTGGGACGCAGCCTGGGCCTCGTCTTCGAGAAGCCGTCGCTGCGCACCCGCGTCAGCTTCGAGGCGGCTTTCGCCCGGCTGGGGGGGAGTTCGATCTTCCTCCGGGGCAAGGACGTGGGCATCGGCGTGCGCGAGAGCGTCGCCGACTTCGCCCGCGTCATCAGCCAGTACGTCGATGCGTTGGCCGTCCGCACCTTCGCGCACGCCACCATTGAGGAGTTGGCCCGCCACGCCACGATTCCGATCGTCAACGCCCTCTCCGACGACGCGCACCCGTGCCAGGCGATGGCCGACATGATGACGATTCTTGAGATCAAGAATCGGCTCGAAGGCGTCAGACTGTGCTTCGTGGGCGACGGCAACAACGTGGCGCGGTCGCTGGCCGTCGCCTCGGCCCTGCTGGGCGTCGAGTTCATCCTGGCGTGCCCGCCGGGGTATGAATTCCCCAAGGAGTTCGCGACCCGCTTCGCCGCGCGGTTCCCCGGGGTTCCGCTCCAGACCACGCACGACCCCAAGGCGGCCGCCGAGGGCGCCGACGCCCTCTACACCGACGTCTGGGCCAGCATGGGGCAGGAGAGCGAGGCCGATCACCGGCGCGAGATCTTCGCCCCGTACCAGGTCGACGAAGACCTGATGGCCCGCGCCCGGCCCGACGCCGTCTTCCTCCACTGCCTGCCGGCCCACCGCGGCGAGGAAGTGGCATCGGGCGTGCTCGACGGCCCCCAGAGCCAGGTCATCCCCCAGGCGGCCAACCGGATGTACTTCCAGATGGCCCTCCTCGAATGGCTCGTATGCGGGTCGATCGGCTGA